A segment of the Salvelinus namaycush isolate Seneca chromosome 3, SaNama_1.0, whole genome shotgun sequence genome:
GGACAGCAATACATAGGTAGGCAAATCAATATAATTGAAAGTTGGTGAGCTGACCCCTAACTAACGTTATAACGTCAGACTACTCACCGCCACGACTGCCGTCCACGTTGATATGAGGACCCTGCTTGGACGTGATTATTCTTTCTCCTTTCCACGTTCCACCAGTTCGGATCATTTCAAGTTCATGCTCCAGCACCGATCTAGCATCGGCGATAGCTGCATAGCCCCGGTTTGAGGTGGTAGTTGAGGGTCTCAAAATATCTCTTATTGGGGCACTAAGATAACGGACAGCTGTTCGAAGAAGCATGGTGAATTTCTGTCCAAATATTTCCAAGCAGTTAACAGGATAACAAGACAGGATAACAACGTAGACATGACTAGACAGGATAAGGATAAGGAGACTAGACAGGATAACAACGTAAGATGTGGCCAAAAATAATGTAAGTGACGTCAGAGTGATATGTAAAGCACGTGGGCGTATCAAGGAGCACCAATCAGAAGCTATGGGAGTGTAGAGGTGTTTTCTGAATCTAACCACGTCTCAAAACATATagccaaagacagtacagtatgaagatatgATAAACTATCCCCGATTACACTTGTAGGCGACGTTGCCTGGCTAAGCTCATgcgtagaaacacgtcatcgggTCTTAATGGTCGTCTGGCGCCGAACTACGCATGTGCAGGcagtcaaatcaaaggcactccttcgatgTAAAATAGTTTTGACGAAAATAAAAACGTTTCAGTTTGTCACTTTCCCGatgttggagtaataacatgttacactacttaagacattggctcgaatctaggttgtgcctttagatttcgagaaaatgTACAACTACGGAATATTTCTTTACTTCTCAAAACCCAAATCCCGGCTTggaagtctcgcgatgttgcgCTTCTGGTTTGAGAAACTCCGTCGTATTGCCACGCTCTGGGCGAGTTCGTTTCACATGGCCAGTTGTCCGGTAAGCGGGGTTCGCACATTTAATTTGCAAATAACAGAAAGTAGCCTacttcaaataaaacattttaatttcCAATTAAACCTGTAGAAAACCGAAACCACTGATAAAAAAAGATTACCAACCAAATAAACAAAGCAGTCTCTaagtccgtgattgggagtcccatagggcagcgcacaattggcccagtgtcgtccaggtttggccggggtaggcagtctttgtaaataagaattggttcttaactgacttgcctagttaaataaataaaagtccttCCACTTGTACACAGGATACAGAAATGGAGGTAAACAGCTTATTCTGAAAAAGACCAAGACAGCAATCTTGATTTATactaaaccaaaatataaacaacacGTAACgtgatgtttcatgagctgaaataaaagatcccagaaatgctctcaaattttgtgcacaaattggttcacatccctattagtgagcatttctcatttgctgGGGACAAAAGTACACAaacatgtgcagttttgtcacacaacacaatgccacagaggtCTCCATTTGAGGGAACATGCAAtcagcatgctgactgcaggaatgtccaccagagctctttccagataattgaatgttaatttttctaccataagacACTTCCAACATCATGTTAGAAAATTTGGAAGTACGTTGAACCGGCCTCACAGCTGCAGACAACATGTAACCACGCtagcccaggatctccacatccggTGTCTTcactggacagctgatgaaacagaagagtatttctgtctgaaataaagcccttttgtgggggaaaaaaatcatgctgattggctgggcctggctcccgaGTGGGTGGACCTATGGGTGgaccaggcccacccatggttgcgcccctgcccagtaatgtgatatccatagattagggcctaattacatttatttcatgaattgtaactcagtaaaattgtcaTTTATgttttagttcagtatagtttagATACCGTGCAGAATAGAGATTTACAGATCAAAATGCAGTATTTCAGAGAACCAAACATTGACCTAGTTTATGCTTCACAGTGCATTTCTAAATGGCCTCTTCCATACTTTGGTTTTAGGCACATTTGTTTTTAAAACGTTGAACTTCGGATATCAATTCCTTGTATCAGGAAAAAATACATAGTTCAACTTCCTCTTGCCACAGCTGTTTGGAGCTCCTCTCAGCCCTTCGCTGTTCCGTGTAAAAGTTATGCATCCCAGTTTCTTCAGACACCTTTTAAAGTTGATATGACAAAAGCATTAACACTCCTGTAAGTACTTGACAGATTCAACACGCTTTTTAAAATGACATTGGAAATTGCAAAACCATTGTGTTATTCAATCACAGACTAGTGGAATTATGGTATACCAATTTTACAAAACACAGAAATCAATCATATTTGCAGAACCATGAAAATCAGCCCACACGCTGAGCACCCATCTCCCAGAGTGAATAAGAACAAACTATCTTTAAGACTTCATCTGTGTTTAATGTTACAGTATTTCATCATGACATTGTGTAACAGTTGATAAACTTCAAGTACTCCAGAAACAATTAGGTTTGTATTGCTCTTCCTAAAAAAAGTGTTCTGTATTACAAATGGGATTCATCATGAGCATCACATCATTCATTTTCCCTAATTATAGCTTATTGCAATCTACTAACATTGTGTATATCATGCCTGCATTTTCTGGAATGCACACCATTCAATGTTCATCTGAAAATATTGGGCATATTCCATTCTCTTCTAAGAAATGTAACAGGAATTAAACTCAATCATTGTGCAAATGTTTGTATTCGCAGccacaccagaggaggctggtgggaggagctataggaggacgggctcattatGTCTAGAATGGAATAATGGAATAGTACCAAACATaaggaaaccacatgtttgactccattcaattccattccagccattataataAGCcaatcctcctatagctcctcccaccagcctctgcTGGATATCCATATACATAGTGGCACAGGACGACTTAAGTTCTTATCATAAAGCACTCTTTTAGTGTAAGTTAAAAACACTTGGTCCAAGTTCATTTAGCCTTAACATAAAAATATACATTAAGCATACTAGATAAAGACCTAAACCCAGGAGAGTTTAACATAAAGTAGTTCTGTTGTTTACCTGAGTGTCAGTAGCACAACCCAATTGTCAGGAGTTGTTGTTCCCACCAGTCATTTACTCACTGTATGTGCCAATCATACATTCATCCAGTTCAGTCCTCTCACACTATTTGGGAAAATGGCATTGGTTATGTGACAGGTTGCAGCTTGGCCTATGACTCGGAGTAGTTGTTGTTGTCACGAGAAGAAGCTTTCAGGGACGGGAGACGCTCCGCTGCTCTCGCCCGTTCTGCCAGAAACCTGTCAAACTCTaaaaggagggagaaagagaagttGCCTTAGGCAGGCTTTGTTGGTCTCAAAAAGGATTACTCAGGACTTTGTAATAGTACAAGGAAGCAAACTAAACTGTTGTTGGATCTACATAGCGATACCCAGGGAGTGGATGAGAGCTGGATGAGGAACTAAGAAATAGAAGCTCACCCTCACTTGTCACACCCTCTGAATCAGCCATGTCGTCCTCCTGTGACACACATGAAAGCCATGACTTATGGTCACGTCAACAGTCACATGTCCAAACAAAATTGAATATGTTCAAAAATCCAGGAATGTTACATTTGCTGGGGTAAAGCACCGTGCAGGCATTTGCAATTACTGTATACTATGTATAGTCCATAAAACCAAATTAGAGAGGGGGTGCAAGGACTGGCACTGGTATAACATGGAACCAAGTTGGACTCTGCTTGTATACCATGACATTGAGTGAATGCTAACAGTGACCCACCTCGTCCACATCCAGCCACTTCTCAATGTCATCCATCACAGACGTCTGACTCACAGGGATCTGGGAGAGTTAGGCAAGAGATTACTGTAAGCCACTGTTTTCTTGTGACGAC
Coding sequences within it:
- the LOC120038924 gene encoding 2-amino-3-ketobutyrate coenzyme A ligase, mitochondrial-like isoform X2; this encodes MLLRTAVRYLSAPIRDILRPSTTTSNRGYAAIADARSVLEHELEMIRTGGTWKGERIITSKQGPHINVDGSRGDILNFCANNYLGISSHPHVVEAGIDALKKYGAGLSSVRFICGTQDIHKDLEQKLAQFHEREDCIL